From Candidatus Dormiibacterota bacterium, the proteins below share one genomic window:
- a CDS encoding aminotransferase class V-fold PLP-dependent enzyme — MAPEEATPWKRHFSDFGGKVYLDCAAQGPFPAETVEAVRRALRLKEHPEEIPGSLYESLPGRAREAVARLLDCEPECIALASGASHGLNLAARSLPLERGDEVLLAQGEFPANVYPWLNRASDGIEVRRVGPAASRFVGEQNLIAAIGSRTRIIAISHVAFSTGYRADLKALGEACRERGIFLVVDGAQSVGAVDFKVSELPVDILATSGDKWLLGPFGTGFTYINPAILGKLRVRDVNWMNVEGSSNLAEPAGGPLRFRDGARRFDIPEAASFLNLHGLIASLSFLARVGIEGVETHTRRLHDRLVHGLDATGLRVVSDLSPGRRSGILALEGSSHEETRAIFRRLRERGIVVSVRDNLIRVSPHIYNTRADIESFLEAAAGV; from the coding sequence ATGGCACCCGAAGAGGCGACGCCCTGGAAACGTCATTTCTCCGATTTCGGCGGCAAGGTCTATCTCGACTGCGCCGCCCAGGGACCGTTCCCGGCCGAAACCGTGGAGGCGGTCCGACGCGCCCTGCGCCTGAAGGAGCATCCCGAGGAAATCCCCGGATCCCTCTATGAATCCCTGCCGGGGCGGGCGCGCGAGGCGGTGGCGCGCCTCCTCGACTGCGAGCCGGAATGCATCGCGCTCGCCTCGGGGGCCTCGCACGGGCTGAACCTGGCGGCGCGCTCCCTTCCTCTGGAGAGGGGAGACGAGGTCCTGCTGGCCCAGGGAGAGTTCCCTGCCAACGTGTACCCCTGGCTCAACCGGGCGAGCGACGGCATCGAGGTGCGCCGGGTCGGCCCGGCCGCGAGCCGTTTCGTCGGCGAGCAGAACCTCATCGCGGCGATAGGGTCCAGGACCAGGATCATCGCCATCAGCCACGTCGCCTTTTCCACGGGATATCGCGCGGATCTGAAGGCGCTCGGGGAGGCCTGCCGGGAGCGCGGAATCTTTCTCGTGGTGGACGGCGCGCAGTCGGTCGGCGCAGTCGACTTCAAGGTGTCGGAGCTGCCGGTCGACATCCTGGCCACGAGCGGCGACAAGTGGCTGCTCGGCCCGTTCGGAACCGGCTTCACGTACATCAACCCTGCGATCCTGGGGAAGCTCCGCGTCAGGGACGTGAACTGGATGAACGTGGAGGGTTCGAGCAATCTCGCCGAGCCCGCCGGCGGTCCGCTGCGATTCCGCGACGGCGCGCGCCGGTTCGATATTCCGGAGGCGGCGTCCTTCCTGAACCTGCATGGATTGATCGCCTCGCTCTCCTTCCTCGCCCGGGTCGGCATCGAGGGCGTGGAAACGCATACCCGACGCCTGCACGACCGCCTGGTCCACGGACTCGACGCGACCGGCCTGCGCGTCGTCTCGGACCTGTCACCCGGTCGCCGCTCCGGCATCCTGGCCCTGGAAGGGTCGTCGCACGAAGAGACCCGCGCCATCTTCCGCCGCCTGCGCGAGCGCGGCATCGTGGTCAGCGTCCGCGACAATCTCATCCGCGTCTCACCGCACATCTACAACACCCGAGCGGACATCGAATCGTTCCTGGAGGCTGCGGCCGGCGTCTGA
- a CDS encoding cupin-like domain-containing protein, with amino-acid sequence MPDPIAVPRVDRLSPRVFHKEFVSRRRPVVITGVADRWPAISLWDAAYLKRTLPEAEVPVEVWERGGPHNDPADYLLRVRRETMPLGRFLDMALGAGNGSCSRYLAQYPILKQAPRLLEDIRPPEEYMKAPVLLPKRLAAGLRLDPALWIGPAGAVTTLHFDSTHNLFVQISGVKKVILIPRDQSKFLYYPCREFGLNLHFSPVDVEHPDPNRHPRFAHATPREIIVRPGEMLFIPATWWHHLHALEPSISLNFWWNTPVTLLGPPLHLLYEWRERICRLRIRRNRR; translated from the coding sequence ATGCCCGATCCGATCGCTGTTCCGCGCGTCGATCGTCTCTCCCCCCGCGTCTTTCACAAAGAGTTCGTTTCGCGCCGCCGGCCCGTCGTCATCACGGGGGTCGCAGACCGGTGGCCGGCGATCTCGTTGTGGGACGCGGCGTACCTCAAGCGCACGCTTCCGGAAGCGGAGGTCCCGGTCGAAGTCTGGGAGCGCGGCGGGCCGCACAACGATCCGGCAGACTACCTCCTGAGGGTCCGGCGCGAAACGATGCCTCTCGGCCGTTTCCTCGACATGGCTCTCGGGGCCGGGAACGGATCGTGCAGCCGCTACCTCGCGCAGTATCCGATCCTCAAACAGGCCCCGCGTCTTCTGGAGGACATCCGGCCGCCCGAGGAGTACATGAAGGCCCCGGTCCTCCTCCCGAAGAGGCTGGCCGCGGGTCTGAGGCTCGACCCGGCGCTGTGGATCGGTCCGGCGGGGGCGGTCACGACCCTCCACTTCGATTCGACGCACAACCTGTTCGTGCAGATTTCCGGGGTCAAGAAGGTCATTCTGATTCCTCGCGACCAATCAAAGTTCCTGTATTATCCGTGCCGCGAGTTCGGCTTGAACCTGCACTTCAGTCCGGTCGACGTCGAGCATCCCGACCCGAACAGGCACCCGCGCTTCGCGCACGCCACGCCCCGGGAGATCATCGTGCGGCCGGGAGAGATGCTGTTCATTCCCGCAACCTGGTGGCACCATCTGCACGCGCTCGAACCTTCGATCTCCCTCAACTTCTGGTGGAACACTCCGGTCACGCTCCTGGGCCCGCCTCTGCACCTTCTGTACGAATGGCGCGAGAGGATCTGTCGGTTAAGGATTCGAAGAAATCGGCGGTGA
- a CDS encoding DUF2090 domain-containing protein translates to MTLGYDRPLYVLPFDHRGSFESGLFGWEGALGPEQTARIAEAKRVIYDGFKAAVASGVPKERAGVLVDEQFGAAILRDAARQGYLTAVPVEKSGQKEFDFEYGEEFVRHIEEFDPVFSKVLVRYNPEGDPALNRRQAARLRRLSDYLRGAGRRFMFELLVPAEKAELEDLSGDQAAYDRTRRPKHMVDAIVGLQDAGVEPDVWKIEGLDRREDCVAVVAAARRGGRDGVGCIVLGRGADAAQVETWLTTAAGVPGFIGFAVGRTTFWDPLVAWRDRPAARDGAVAEIARRYARWCEVFERAQAVK, encoded by the coding sequence ATGACCCTCGGGTACGATCGCCCGCTGTACGTCCTGCCGTTCGACCACCGCGGCTCGTTCGAGTCCGGCCTCTTCGGCTGGGAGGGGGCGCTCGGGCCGGAGCAGACGGCGCGCATCGCCGAGGCCAAGCGGGTGATCTACGACGGGTTCAAGGCCGCCGTCGCCTCCGGCGTCCCGAAGGAGCGCGCCGGTGTTCTCGTCGACGAGCAGTTCGGCGCCGCGATCCTCCGCGACGCCGCGCGCCAGGGATATCTCACCGCCGTCCCGGTCGAGAAGAGCGGGCAGAAGGAGTTCGACTTCGAGTACGGCGAGGAGTTTGTCCGCCACATCGAGGAGTTCGACCCGGTCTTCAGCAAGGTTCTGGTTCGCTACAATCCGGAAGGCGACCCGGCCCTGAATCGACGCCAGGCGGCCCGCCTCAGGCGTCTCTCCGACTATCTTCGCGGAGCGGGACGCCGTTTCATGTTCGAGCTCCTGGTGCCGGCCGAGAAGGCGGAGCTCGAGGATCTCTCGGGCGACCAGGCCGCCTACGACCGCACCCGCCGCCCGAAGCACATGGTGGACGCCATCGTCGGGCTTCAGGATGCAGGGGTCGAGCCGGACGTCTGGAAGATCGAGGGGCTCGACCGGCGCGAGGACTGCGTGGCCGTGGTCGCGGCGGCGCGTCGTGGAGGACGGGACGGCGTCGGCTGCATCGTCCTCGGCCGCGGCGCGGACGCGGCTCAGGTCGAGACCTGGCTGACGACGGCCGCGGGCGTTCCGGGGTTCATCGGCTTCGCGGTCGGACGGACGACGTTCTGGGATCCGCTCGTCGCGTGGCGGGACCGGCCCGCGGCCCGGGACGGCGCCGTCGCGGAGATCGCCCGGCGGTACGCCCGATGGTGCGAGGTGTTCGAAAGAGCGCAGGCCGTGAAATAG